ACTCGTCATCACTTTTGCCATGCCATTTTTGTTCCTTCGTGTCCAACACGTCAAGACCGTGATTTCTGAGAAAAGCCACAACCTTTGGAGAGACATTCTCGTCGGTGAGGACTCGTAGCTGGTGAAATTTCATGGGACTGGCTCCAGCTCTAGGTATACCTCATTCTTGTAGCAACGAGCCGCATATCTGAGGCAAGCGTGAATCTCCTCTTTGGTTAAATGTGGATAGTCTTTGAGAATATCTTCTTCACTCACATCGGAAGCAAGCAAGTCAAGGATGAACTCCACGGATATGCGAGTTCCTTTGATGATTGGTTTTCCTCCGAGTATCCTCGGGTTTACAACAATTTCTGCCATTTTTAGTCTCCCTCTGTCCTTATTTAAGGTAAAACAGATCAACACCTTTACGGTTAAAATGAGCTATCGTGCCATTCATGACATATCTTGAGAAACCGACGATGAATTGCCCGACGACGTTCATGGCGGCCAGAATACTACAAAATCGGGCTGTAAGTCAACGCTTTTTAGTACTTGGCTACGACTATTTATAGTGAATTCTAAAAATAAATAAACACTTTCACCCACCGGTAGGTGCGGTTAGAAACAGCACCTACCAAACGATAGAATGGTAGTTTCGTTTTCCTAACCACACCGGTTTGGAGTGTCCCATTAATTCTAAGGTCCACTATAGTTTTCGGTTTTTCTTCTCTGATTGTATGCCTGCCTTCGCGAGACACTTTTGTTTTCTCTGGACATTTCAAGTAAAGGAGATAGTGGTGCACCTGCTCAGGTTGCCATGCGAATTGAATAAATTGTTCCTACTGCCTTCATACTCACAT
This sequence is a window from Candidatus Poribacteria bacterium. Protein-coding genes within it:
- a CDS encoding DUF5615 family PIN-like protein, with the protein product MKFHQLRVLTDENVSPKVVAFLRNHGLDVLDTKEQKWHGKSDDELLEIAYHDNR
- a CDS encoding DUF433 domain-containing protein — its product is MAEIVVNPRILGGKPIIKGTRISVEFILDLLASDVSEEDILKDYPHLTKEEIHACLRYAARCYKNEVYLELEPVP